The proteins below are encoded in one region of Carettochelys insculpta isolate YL-2023 chromosome 14, ASM3395843v1, whole genome shotgun sequence:
- the SIAH1 gene encoding E3 ubiquitin-protein ligase SIAH1 isoform X1: MTGKSALSFLYSWKGGILFTSCLQGSKTSKRKEMSRQTATALPTGTSKCTPSQRVPALTGTTASNNDLASLFECPVCFDYVLPPILQCQSGHLVCSNCRPKLTCCPTCRGPLGSIRNLAMEKVANSVLFPCKYASSGCEITLPHTEKADHEELCEFRPYSCPCPGASCKWQGSLDAVMPHLMHQHKSITTLQGEDIVFLATDINLPGAVDWVMMQSCFGFHFMLVLEKQEKYDGHQQFFAIVQLIGTRKQAENFAYRLELNGHRRRLTWEATPRSIHEGIATAIMNSDCLVFDTSIAQLFAENGNLGINVTISMC; this comes from the exons ATGACGGGGAAATCTGCCTTGAGCTTTCTGTATTCGTGGAAAGGGGGAATCCTGTTCACATCATGTTTGCAAGGAAGTAAAACCAGCAAGAGAAAAG AAATGAGCCGTCAGACTGCTACAGCACTACctacaggtacttcaaagtgtacACCATCACAGAGGGTGCCTGCTCTAACTGGCACTACAGCTTCCAACAATGATTTGGCAAGTCTTTTTGAGTGTCCTGTATGTTTTGACTATGTGCTGCCACCTATTCTTCAGTGTCAGAGTGGCCATCTCGTTTGTAGCAACTGTCGCCCCAAGCTTACGTGCTGTCCAACTTGCCGAGGCCCACTGGGTTCCATTCGTAACTTGGCTATGGAAAAAGTTGCCAACTCTGTACTGTTTCCATGTAAATACGCCTCTTCTGGATGTGAGATAACTTTGCCACACACAGAAAAAGCAGACCATGAAGAGCTGTGTGAGTTTAGGCCTTATTCATGTCCGTGTCCTGGTGCTTCATGTAAATGGCAAGGTTCACTGGATGCTGTAATGCCACATTTGATGCATCAGCATAAATCAATAACAACACTACAGGGAGAAGATATAGTTTTCCTTGCTACAGACATTAATCTTCCTGGTGCTGTTGACTGGGTTATGATGCAGTCTTGTTTTGGCTTTCATTTCATGTTAGTCTTGGAGAAACAGGAAAAATATGATGGTCATCAGCAGTTTTTTGCTATTGTACAGCTGATAGGAACACGCAAGCAAGCAGAAAATTTTGCTTATCGACTTGAGCTCAATGGTCATAGGCGGCGATTGACTTGGGAAGCAACTCCTCGATCTATTCATGAGGGAATTGCAACAGCCATTATGAATAGTGACTGTCTAGTCTTTGACACCAGCATTGCACAGCTCTTTGCAGAAAATGGCAATTTAGGTATCAATGTAACTATTTCAATGTGTTGA
- the SIAH1 gene encoding E3 ubiquitin-protein ligase SIAH1 isoform X2 → MSRQTATALPTGTSKCTPSQRVPALTGTTASNNDLASLFECPVCFDYVLPPILQCQSGHLVCSNCRPKLTCCPTCRGPLGSIRNLAMEKVANSVLFPCKYASSGCEITLPHTEKADHEELCEFRPYSCPCPGASCKWQGSLDAVMPHLMHQHKSITTLQGEDIVFLATDINLPGAVDWVMMQSCFGFHFMLVLEKQEKYDGHQQFFAIVQLIGTRKQAENFAYRLELNGHRRRLTWEATPRSIHEGIATAIMNSDCLVFDTSIAQLFAENGNLGINVTISMC, encoded by the coding sequence ATGAGCCGTCAGACTGCTACAGCACTACctacaggtacttcaaagtgtacACCATCACAGAGGGTGCCTGCTCTAACTGGCACTACAGCTTCCAACAATGATTTGGCAAGTCTTTTTGAGTGTCCTGTATGTTTTGACTATGTGCTGCCACCTATTCTTCAGTGTCAGAGTGGCCATCTCGTTTGTAGCAACTGTCGCCCCAAGCTTACGTGCTGTCCAACTTGCCGAGGCCCACTGGGTTCCATTCGTAACTTGGCTATGGAAAAAGTTGCCAACTCTGTACTGTTTCCATGTAAATACGCCTCTTCTGGATGTGAGATAACTTTGCCACACACAGAAAAAGCAGACCATGAAGAGCTGTGTGAGTTTAGGCCTTATTCATGTCCGTGTCCTGGTGCTTCATGTAAATGGCAAGGTTCACTGGATGCTGTAATGCCACATTTGATGCATCAGCATAAATCAATAACAACACTACAGGGAGAAGATATAGTTTTCCTTGCTACAGACATTAATCTTCCTGGTGCTGTTGACTGGGTTATGATGCAGTCTTGTTTTGGCTTTCATTTCATGTTAGTCTTGGAGAAACAGGAAAAATATGATGGTCATCAGCAGTTTTTTGCTATTGTACAGCTGATAGGAACACGCAAGCAAGCAGAAAATTTTGCTTATCGACTTGAGCTCAATGGTCATAGGCGGCGATTGACTTGGGAAGCAACTCCTCGATCTATTCATGAGGGAATTGCAACAGCCATTATGAATAGTGACTGTCTAGTCTTTGACACCAGCATTGCACAGCTCTTTGCAGAAAATGGCAATTTAGGTATCAATGTAACTATTTCAATGTGTTGA